One genomic window of Nocardioides daphniae includes the following:
- a CDS encoding lytic murein transglycosylase, which yields MQFIPSTWSRFSRDGDGDGVKDPHDIDDAAASAAAYLCFDGHDLTTSSGWNAAIFSYNHDNGYVNAVYAAANRYGLAVQ from the coding sequence ATGCAGTTCATCCCGTCGACCTGGAGCCGGTTCAGCCGCGACGGCGACGGCGACGGCGTGAAGGACCCGCACGACATCGACGACGCCGCCGCGTCCGCTGCCGCCTACCTCTGCTTCGACGGCCACGACCTGACGACCTCGTCGGGCTGGAACGCCGCGATCTTCTCCTACAACCACGACAACGGCTACGTGAACGCGGTGTACGCCGCGGCGAACCGTTACGGGCTCGCCGTCCAGTGA